Proteins from one Candidatus Polarisedimenticolia bacterium genomic window:
- a CDS encoding alcohol dehydrogenase, translating to MKAMVVRSPKNPLVLEEREALRPGPGQVRIKVHACGVCHSDQLVTDGLWPGLTFPRIPGHEVAGIVDAVGEGAIRFKPGDRVGVGWYGGHDGTCDPCRRGRFLHCQNGRITGISFDGGYQEQIVVPEPAVAPIPDGMDLAEAAPLLCAGVTTFNALRNSPARPGDLVAVQGLGGLGHLGVQYARAMGFETAAISRGRDKEDFARQLGATHYFDSDRADFAEAMGKLGGARVILATAPHAKAISALVPALGLDGCLLVVAAPFEPIQVSALDLIGRDARIQGWASGTAADSADAMAFAQAHEIRPMIEKFPLPEAGKAVEAMMKGTVRFRAVLEVARR from the coding sequence GGTTCTCGAGGAGCGCGAAGCGCTTCGTCCCGGTCCCGGCCAGGTTCGCATCAAGGTGCACGCCTGCGGCGTCTGTCACAGCGATCAGCTGGTCACCGACGGTCTCTGGCCCGGCCTCACTTTCCCGAGGATTCCCGGCCATGAGGTGGCCGGGATCGTGGACGCGGTGGGTGAAGGCGCTATCCGGTTCAAGCCGGGCGACCGGGTGGGGGTCGGCTGGTACGGCGGCCACGACGGGACCTGTGATCCCTGCCGCCGGGGCCGCTTCCTTCACTGTCAGAACGGCAGGATCACGGGAATCTCTTTCGATGGCGGCTACCAGGAGCAGATCGTCGTCCCGGAGCCGGCCGTGGCGCCCATCCCCGACGGCATGGACCTGGCCGAGGCGGCCCCGCTCCTGTGCGCCGGAGTGACCACCTTCAACGCGCTCCGGAATTCTCCCGCGCGGCCAGGCGATCTGGTCGCGGTCCAGGGGCTCGGCGGACTGGGCCACCTGGGCGTGCAATATGCGCGCGCCATGGGCTTCGAGACCGCCGCCATCTCCCGCGGCCGCGACAAGGAAGACTTCGCGCGGCAGCTGGGAGCGACCCATTACTTCGATTCGGATCGCGCCGATTTCGCGGAAGCCATGGGCAAGCTCGGCGGCGCCCGCGTGATCCTGGCGACCGCGCCCCACGCCAAGGCGATCTCGGCGCTCGTCCCCGCCCTCGGGCTCGATGGATGCCTGCTGGTGGTGGCGGCCCCCTTCGAGCCGATACAGGTCTCGGCGCTGGATCTGATCGGCCGCGACGCGCGCATCCAGGGATGGGCCTCGGGAACGGCGGCCGACTCGGCCGACGCGATGGCGTTCGCGCAGGCGCATGAGATCCGGCCGATGATCGAGAAGTTCCCGCTGCCCGAGGCGGGCAAGGCGGTCGAGGCGATGATGAAGGGGACGGTGCGCTTCCGCGCCGTGCTGGAGGTGGCGCGCCGTTAG